A part of Solicola gregarius genomic DNA contains:
- a CDS encoding Abi-alpha family protein gives MPDSLSDDEPRLPLRPMGASLSMAASMMRNVPVFGPGIAAAQDELGRVENLIWREVKHRIDDGEYADSHGRSKAAQRLSDLLTQAVEQSAAHAREHLIVRLLDDIEPDEARILAALSDGTTYPLIHVITKSAFGTAGARVLENVSSVGRSAGIALPDYGQIYVARLRRLGLVTVGPASSEHADGYELLATDGAVREAREAHDAPTRILRRTLSLSALGSDLWDLAHD, from the coding sequence ATGCCCGACAGCTTGAGCGACGACGAGCCTCGGCTCCCGCTGCGACCGATGGGCGCATCGCTGTCGATGGCCGCGTCGATGATGCGCAACGTCCCGGTCTTCGGACCCGGGATCGCGGCCGCGCAGGATGAGCTCGGCAGGGTCGAGAACCTCATCTGGCGCGAGGTCAAACATCGGATCGACGACGGCGAGTACGCCGACAGCCACGGGCGAAGCAAGGCGGCCCAGCGGCTGTCGGACCTGCTCACCCAGGCAGTCGAGCAATCGGCGGCGCATGCCCGCGAGCACCTGATCGTGCGGCTGCTCGACGACATCGAGCCCGACGAGGCACGGATCCTCGCGGCCTTGTCCGACGGCACGACGTACCCGCTGATCCACGTCATCACCAAGTCCGCGTTCGGGACGGCCGGAGCCCGCGTGCTCGAGAACGTCTCGAGCGTCGGCCGCTCGGCGGGCATCGCACTACCCGACTACGGGCAGATCTACGTCGCCCGGCTGCGCCGGCTCGGGCTGGTCACGGTCGGCCCCGCGTCGTCCGAGCACGCCGACGGGTACGAGCTGCTCGCGACCGACGGGGCAGTCCGCGAGGCGCGCGAGGCACACGACGCGCCCACCCGCATTCTGCGGCGCACCCTTTCCCTCAGCGCCCTCGGCAGCGACCTCTGGGACCTCGCCCATGACTAG
- a CDS encoding ATP-binding cassette domain-containing protein — protein MAVIRADNLGKSYGSKVAVIDLSFQVNPGSVTGFLGPNGSGKSTTMRLMLGLDNGSGNTTYDGQPFQSLNQPMRHVGVLLEAKPFHPTRTARNHLRMLAAANGISTSRVDEVLAMVGLSTVSNGRPKKFSLGMGQRLGMAAALLGDPHTLILDEPANGLDPEGIQWLRNLLKQLAGEGRSVFVSSHLLSEMALLADQLVVIGRGRMIASGQVTDFIRSSDRTSVIVRSPDIERLGPKLAELGGFVEADPEDTGAESGLPRYSVKRLSIEQVGDTAYELGVRLHELFVREATLEEAFLDATERDQEFSGIELPPELAGRQPPSTGAAGPPGQATRRPYGEPEVRPSDGSDREPPPTHDGDRR, from the coding sequence ATGGCGGTCATTCGAGCGGACAACCTGGGCAAGTCGTACGGCAGCAAGGTCGCCGTCATCGATCTGTCGTTCCAGGTGAACCCCGGTAGCGTGACGGGCTTCCTCGGCCCGAACGGCTCGGGCAAGTCGACGACCATGCGGTTGATGCTCGGGCTGGACAACGGGTCGGGCAACACGACGTACGACGGGCAGCCGTTCCAGAGCCTCAACCAGCCGATGCGACATGTCGGCGTACTGCTGGAGGCCAAGCCGTTCCACCCGACGCGCACGGCCCGCAACCACCTGCGCATGCTTGCCGCAGCAAACGGCATCTCCACCAGCCGGGTCGATGAGGTGCTCGCGATGGTCGGGCTGTCGACCGTTTCCAACGGCCGGCCGAAGAAGTTCAGCCTCGGCATGGGCCAGCGCCTCGGCATGGCCGCCGCGCTTCTGGGTGACCCGCACACGCTGATTCTCGACGAGCCCGCGAACGGGCTCGACCCGGAAGGCATCCAGTGGCTGCGCAACCTGCTCAAGCAGCTCGCCGGCGAGGGACGGTCGGTGTTCGTCTCGAGCCACCTGCTGTCGGAGATGGCGCTGCTCGCCGACCAGCTGGTGGTGATCGGTCGCGGGCGGATGATCGCGAGCGGGCAGGTCACGGACTTCATCCGGTCGAGCGATCGCACCAGCGTGATCGTCCGGTCTCCCGATATCGAGCGTCTGGGGCCGAAACTCGCCGAGCTCGGCGGGTTCGTCGAGGCGGATCCCGAGGACACCGGTGCGGAGAGCGGGCTCCCGCGATACTCCGTCAAGCGGCTGAGCATCGAGCAGGTCGGCGACACGGCGTACGAGCTCGGCGTACGACTGCACGAGCTGTTCGTGCGGGAGGCCACCCTCGAGGAGGCGTTCCTGGACGCGACGGAGCGTGACCAGGAGTTCAGTGGCATCGAGCTGCCACCCGAGCTGGCCGGGCGCCAACCACCGTCGACCGGTGCGGCCGGACCGCCCGGTCAGGCAACGCGGCGGCCGTACGGTGAGCCCGAGGTACGCCCGTCCGACGGATCGGACAGAGAGCCGCCACCGACGCATGACGGGGACCGCCGATGA
- a CDS encoding ABC transporter permease has product MIAALRYEWTRLLTVRSTYWLIIGTLVLYFFATMAVAIITESVEASSTGGTQVDAAIITLGASTGFAPLLMAYIIGVIGVLSMGHEYRHQMIRTTLTAVPKRWAVVLAKVITVAVVAAIASTLAMLVGFVNASIFSGRDVAFDAELRGLILGAMTYTALFALAGLAFAGLVRNQTGAIVTMLAMPIVIEPIVRTILLIKAATSGDPGAIGTLARYLPFEAGGKMYTRADMSDMIDTLSGVEPLGAVGGGVCMAAFVGALLLLMTVLFVRRDA; this is encoded by the coding sequence ATGATCGCCGCGCTTCGCTACGAGTGGACGCGACTGCTCACCGTCCGCTCCACGTACTGGCTGATCATCGGGACGCTGGTGCTCTACTTCTTCGCCACGATGGCGGTCGCGATCATCACGGAGTCGGTCGAGGCCTCGAGCACCGGCGGCACGCAGGTCGACGCCGCGATCATCACGCTCGGTGCGTCGACCGGGTTCGCGCCGCTGCTGATGGCCTACATCATCGGTGTCATCGGCGTGCTGTCGATGGGCCATGAGTATCGCCATCAGATGATCCGCACGACGTTGACGGCGGTGCCGAAGCGGTGGGCGGTCGTGCTGGCGAAGGTGATCACGGTCGCCGTCGTCGCGGCGATCGCGTCGACGCTCGCGATGCTGGTCGGCTTCGTCAACGCGTCGATCTTCAGCGGCCGCGACGTCGCCTTCGACGCCGAGCTGCGAGGGCTGATCCTCGGCGCGATGACGTACACCGCGTTGTTCGCGCTGGCCGGGCTCGCGTTCGCGGGGCTCGTACGCAACCAGACCGGCGCGATCGTGACGATGCTGGCGATGCCGATCGTGATCGAGCCGATCGTTCGTACCATCCTGCTGATCAAGGCGGCGACGTCAGGTGATCCCGGTGCGATCGGCACGCTCGCGAGATACCTGCCGTTCGAGGCCGGCGGCAAGATGTACACCCGAGCCGACATGTCCGACATGATCGACACGCTGAGCGGCGTCGAGCCGCTCGGTGCGGTCGGCGGCGGCGTCTGTATGGCGGCGTTCGTCGGCGCACTGCTGTTGCTGATGACCGTGCTCTTCGTACGCCGCGACGCGTAG
- a CDS encoding helicase-associated domain-containing protein, producing MSPSAAAPRTLAEELRRRSDQQLADLFRTRPDIGIPAPVDTSQVASRAVTRVSVSRALDRLDSGQLCVLEALMVTDAPVTPAKVRRLVDAPRAYVDDSIAVLRELALVWGTQRALHVVRTVHDVLGPHPAGLGPPSPSLDAGRIADLIADASAERPDAAAVLDRLAWGPPTGVIGRSSETVQALVGRRLLIPVDDDTVALPREVGLHLRGGRTTREPIDRPPAIATVPRDAARIANAAAGAAFDVVRRVDQLLEHWSLNPPSVLRSGGVGVRDVREVGALLGVESADASYLVELAFGAGLLARSEDRELGHVWLPTNEYDGWRDEPLARQWSTLVRSWLTGGRLASLSGSRDEQGRVVNTLAYDLERPLAPSVRRLTLEIAGSVAPEAYASADDVVKQARWYRPRRNELRDDIVRASLAEAQVLGLIAAGCLSSPARELLNGADGADALAPLLPEPVDHLMIQADLTAVAPGPLERSVAASVGDIADIESRGGATVFRFTPASIRRALDRGWPADRIHSLVGELSITPVPQPLTYLIDDVARRHGRLRVGNASVYVRCDDPTELDALINNPVVESLRLRRIAPTVALSDAPADIVIDRLTDAGVPPVAEGMDGTLHVPEAERRRATGRPQPATSRAPGLSGDQIDRLVRAIRVGDSAADRRPVGGDQPSAAGTLAALRDAVESGSTVWLAYLDQAGTPSERVVDPIRVDAGWLTAYDHRSERAQSFAIHRIGKVSTRHA from the coding sequence GTGTCTCCGTCAGCGGCAGCTCCGCGCACCCTCGCCGAAGAGCTACGACGCCGCTCCGACCAACAGTTGGCGGATCTGTTCCGGACCCGCCCAGACATCGGCATACCCGCTCCGGTCGACACGAGCCAGGTCGCGTCGCGCGCCGTGACCAGAGTTTCGGTGAGCCGGGCACTCGACCGGCTCGACAGCGGACAGCTCTGCGTTCTCGAGGCCCTGATGGTCACCGACGCGCCGGTCACCCCGGCGAAGGTACGCCGGCTGGTCGATGCCCCGCGTGCGTACGTCGACGACTCGATCGCCGTCCTACGCGAGCTCGCACTGGTGTGGGGTACGCAGCGCGCCCTGCACGTCGTGCGAACCGTTCACGACGTCCTCGGGCCGCACCCCGCGGGACTCGGCCCGCCGAGTCCGTCGCTGGACGCCGGGCGCATCGCCGACCTGATCGCCGACGCGTCCGCGGAGCGGCCGGACGCCGCGGCCGTGCTCGACCGACTCGCCTGGGGCCCACCGACCGGCGTCATCGGGCGGAGCTCCGAGACCGTACAGGCGCTCGTCGGCCGGCGTCTGCTGATCCCCGTCGACGACGACACCGTCGCGTTGCCGCGCGAGGTCGGCCTGCACCTGCGCGGAGGGCGCACGACCCGCGAGCCGATCGATCGGCCGCCCGCGATCGCAACCGTGCCGCGAGACGCTGCCAGGATCGCCAACGCCGCGGCCGGTGCGGCGTTCGACGTGGTCCGCCGGGTCGACCAGCTGCTCGAGCACTGGTCGCTCAACCCGCCGTCGGTGCTGCGATCCGGCGGTGTCGGCGTGCGAGACGTACGCGAGGTGGGAGCACTCCTCGGGGTCGAGTCCGCCGACGCGTCGTACCTGGTCGAGCTTGCGTTCGGCGCCGGTCTCCTCGCCCGGTCCGAAGACCGCGAGCTCGGCCATGTGTGGCTCCCCACCAACGAGTACGACGGCTGGCGCGACGAACCCTTGGCACGGCAGTGGTCGACCCTCGTACGATCCTGGCTGACCGGCGGGCGGCTCGCCTCGCTGAGCGGCTCACGCGACGAGCAGGGCCGGGTGGTCAACACGCTCGCGTACGACCTGGAACGCCCGCTCGCCCCGTCGGTGCGGCGGCTGACGCTGGAGATCGCCGGATCGGTGGCACCCGAGGCGTACGCGAGCGCGGACGACGTGGTGAAGCAGGCCCGTTGGTACCGTCCCCGGCGCAACGAGCTGCGCGACGACATCGTGCGCGCATCCCTCGCCGAGGCGCAGGTACTCGGGCTCATCGCCGCGGGCTGTCTGTCGTCTCCGGCCCGCGAGCTGCTCAACGGCGCCGACGGGGCCGACGCGCTCGCCCCGCTGCTGCCGGAGCCGGTCGACCATCTGATGATCCAGGCCGACCTGACCGCCGTCGCGCCCGGACCCCTCGAACGCTCCGTGGCGGCGAGCGTCGGCGACATCGCCGACATCGAGTCCCGCGGCGGCGCAACGGTCTTCCGCTTCACCCCGGCCTCGATCCGCCGAGCGCTCGACCGGGGTTGGCCGGCCGACCGCATCCACTCACTCGTCGGCGAGCTCTCGATCACGCCGGTGCCGCAGCCGCTCACGTACCTGATCGATGACGTTGCCCGCAGGCACGGCAGGCTCCGTGTCGGCAATGCGTCGGTGTACGTACGCTGCGACGACCCGACCGAGCTCGACGCGCTGATCAACAACCCGGTCGTCGAGTCGCTCCGGCTACGACGGATCGCGCCGACGGTCGCGCTCAGCGACGCACCGGCCGACATCGTCATCGACCGGCTCACCGATGCGGGCGTGCCACCCGTCGCCGAAGGAATGGACGGCACGCTGCACGTACCCGAGGCGGAGCGCCGCCGGGCGACCGGACGTCCCCAACCGGCGACGTCGCGCGCGCCCGGACTGTCCGGCGACCAGATCGACCGGCTCGTACGCGCGATCCGGGTCGGTGACAGCGCCGCGGACCGGCGACCGGTCGGCGGCGACCAGCCGTCGGCGGCGGGGACCCTCGCCGCGCTGCGAGACGCCGTC
- a CDS encoding VOC family protein: MTDAKIGFGAVVLDCPDARSLADFYSQILDRAVTADSEDDWVDLEGTPTLSFQQIPDYESPAWPDGAPQQFHLDLAVDEFESTHARVVELGATPLDPVEPPRASDTRTFRVYADPAGHPFCLCAC, from the coding sequence ATGACCGATGCAAAGATCGGGTTCGGCGCGGTCGTACTCGACTGTCCGGACGCCCGCTCACTCGCCGACTTCTACTCGCAGATCCTCGACCGGGCCGTCACGGCCGACAGCGAGGACGACTGGGTCGACCTGGAAGGAACGCCCACGCTGTCCTTCCAGCAAATCCCCGACTACGAGTCGCCGGCCTGGCCCGACGGGGCGCCGCAGCAGTTCCACCTCGACCTCGCCGTAGACGAGTTCGAGTCGACCCATGCCCGGGTCGTCGAGCTCGGGGCCACTCCGCTCGACCCGGTGGAGCCGCCGCGCGCCAGCGACACACGCACCTTCCGGGTATACGCCGACCCCGCCGGCCACCCGTTCTGCCTCTGCGCCTGCTGA
- a CDS encoding CGNR zinc finger domain-containing protein yields the protein MDMDPADTVVAFLNTIDVEDDIDTMANPDEWATWVESTLGIDERQTRQRRGQAYDLRTYLRAVAMGETPARPVPVPVSVSLDTDGAQLTSETAVGAIATAVARLSIDGRWMRVKICPADDCRWAFYDGSRNHSRQWCSMSVCGNRAKVRKHRSRTA from the coding sequence ATGGACATGGACCCGGCCGACACGGTGGTGGCGTTCCTCAACACCATCGACGTCGAAGACGACATCGACACCATGGCGAACCCCGACGAGTGGGCGACGTGGGTCGAGTCGACGCTCGGCATCGACGAGCGACAGACCCGCCAGCGTCGCGGTCAGGCGTACGACCTGCGTACCTACCTGCGCGCGGTCGCGATGGGCGAGACGCCCGCCCGGCCGGTGCCGGTGCCGGTGTCGGTCTCGCTCGACACCGACGGCGCACAGCTGACCTCCGAGACGGCGGTCGGTGCGATCGCGACGGCCGTCGCACGGCTGTCGATCGACGGGCGGTGGATGAGGGTGAAGATCTGCCCCGCGGACGACTGTCGCTGGGCGTTCTACGACGGCTCACGCAACCACTCCCGCCAGTGGTGCTCGATGAGCGTGTGCGGGAACCGTGCGAAGGTACGCAAGCACCGCTCGCGTACTGCCTGA